In Burkholderia gladioli, a genomic segment contains:
- a CDS encoding GlxA family transcriptional regulator, with protein MHRIGFYVCRGYDALDLAGPLSSFNQVATAAGHSPYELHVLSQAGGPVHGNTGLPIETRPIGRRAFDTVIFVGGDIAPMEEADNIAAARKLSARASRVASVCTGAFLLAATDLLNELRATTHWRYAAHLQSRFPRVRVESDSIYIADGRIWTSAGIASGIDLALAMIEQDMGADVARTVSRLLVVPYRRPGGQSQFSAMSQMEPESDRIRIALNFAREHLAEALPVERLADAARLSPRQFARAFRRETGETPAKAVERLRVEAARLRLQDGSEPIEQIALAVGFVDPERMRRAFVKLHGHPPQSIRRESRLLGKR; from the coding sequence ATGCATCGAATCGGGTTCTACGTTTGTCGCGGTTATGATGCGCTCGATCTCGCCGGGCCGCTGTCGAGCTTCAACCAGGTCGCCACGGCCGCCGGCCACAGCCCCTACGAGCTTCACGTGCTTTCGCAGGCGGGAGGACCGGTTCACGGCAACACGGGGCTGCCGATCGAGACCCGGCCGATCGGCAGGCGCGCATTCGATACCGTGATCTTCGTGGGTGGCGATATCGCCCCGATGGAGGAAGCGGACAACATCGCCGCCGCCCGGAAATTGAGCGCGAGGGCCTCGCGGGTGGCGAGCGTGTGCACGGGCGCCTTCCTGCTGGCGGCAACCGATCTGCTCAACGAGCTGAGAGCGACCACGCACTGGCGGTATGCCGCCCACCTGCAATCCCGCTTCCCTCGCGTCAGGGTCGAGAGCGACAGCATCTACATCGCGGACGGGCGCATCTGGACCTCGGCGGGCATCGCCTCCGGCATCGACCTGGCGCTGGCGATGATCGAGCAGGACATGGGCGCGGACGTCGCGCGCACGGTGTCGCGGCTACTGGTGGTGCCCTATCGTCGGCCGGGGGGCCAGTCGCAGTTCTCGGCCATGTCGCAGATGGAGCCGGAATCGGATCGCATCCGCATCGCCCTGAACTTCGCCAGGGAGCATCTGGCGGAAGCGCTGCCGGTCGAGCGACTCGCGGATGCAGCAAGATTGAGTCCTCGACAATTCGCCCGGGCGTTCCGTCGCGAGACGGGCGAGACGCCCGCCAAGGCGGTGGAACGCCTGCGCGTGGAGGCGGCGCGATTGCGCCTGCAGGACGGCAGCGAGCCGATCGAGCAGATCGCGCTGGCGGTGGGCTTCGTCGATCCGGAACGAATGCGCAGGGCCTTCGTCAAGCTGCACGGGCATCCTCCGCAATCGATCCGGCGCGAGAGCCGATTGCTCGGCAAGCGGTGA
- a CDS encoding 2'-5' RNA ligase family protein gives MRSAETDTPQLALPGFDTEPWIPKHRLFFAVMPDPGTAERIAHRGSRLAAEAGIGGKPHEAARLHVTLQLVGDYMHVPEVELARACIAAASVEMPAFELGFDQVLSFKGRPEHWPLVLMPGAGLEALTELQRRLAGALRGTGLRMSMRRFTPHLTLMYGTGRLDRRAIEPIAWTVGEFLLIHSWLGQHRYDVLRRWQLAGEPPWRAGTQT, from the coding sequence ATGCGAAGCGCCGAAACCGATACGCCCCAACTGGCCCTGCCGGGATTCGACACCGAACCATGGATTCCGAAACATCGCCTGTTCTTTGCCGTGATGCCCGATCCCGGCACGGCCGAGCGCATCGCGCACCGCGGCAGCCGGCTGGCGGCCGAGGCGGGCATCGGCGGCAAGCCGCATGAGGCGGCGCGCCTGCACGTCACGCTGCAGCTCGTGGGCGATTACATGCATGTCCCGGAGGTCGAGCTTGCCCGCGCGTGCATCGCGGCGGCCAGTGTCGAGATGCCGGCCTTCGAACTGGGCTTCGATCAGGTCCTCAGCTTCAAGGGGCGGCCCGAGCACTGGCCGCTGGTGTTGATGCCGGGTGCCGGCCTGGAGGCCTTGACCGAGCTTCAGCGCCGGCTCGCGGGCGCGCTCAGGGGAACGGGCCTGCGGATGTCGATGCGGCGCTTTACCCCCCATCTCACCTTGATGTATGGCACCGGCAGGCTCGATCGACGCGCCATCGAGCCGATCGCCTGGACCGTGGGTGAATTCCTGCTGATCCACAGCTGGCTCGGCCAGCATCGCTACGATGTCCTTCGGCGCTGGCAACTGGCGGGCGAGCCGCCGTGGCGTGCCGGAACTCAAACATAA